The following are from one region of the Capsicum annuum cultivar UCD-10X-F1 chromosome 1, UCD10Xv1.1, whole genome shotgun sequence genome:
- the LOC107841878 gene encoding pentatricopeptide repeat-containing protein At5g18950 — protein MARPPLFVTSLCTRQNVNSPIRNLSIAGTNSGVEGEAAAESPDQSSPENHQSEQQSFVEIAKDVCKVIRTRPRWEQILLSDFPTVNFTDPRFYAEVLKAQKNPLLSLRFYYWLSSQNGFLRDQFSDEVIFSGLVQAKAASAAKCFRQKMKFVPQPSCLEAYIQCLCQNGLIEDALDVFIELRGVGHCPSLKVWNSALSDSIRAGRTDIVWKLYEDMIESGVVADVDAIGHLIQAFCVENNVPKGHHLLRQVLEAGHAPSSVAFNRLIYESCKNRDYFRLSSLLHSMIATNCSVDISTYQHVIQGLCETRKRREAFRIFNDLKNRGYAPDMVMYTTMINGLCKMKLLGDARKLWFEMIQKGFNPNVYTYNTIIHGYLTNNHLSEAESLYKQMCEKGHGETTVTYNTMIYGLCLNGRVEEAHNLFNKMVEKGVAHDVITYNSLIQGFCKNGKIAEGLQFLYELLKQGLQPSPASYTVLIEKLCDIGHILEAKSLWNDMQDRGVKPAASTHDSIILGLIKQGYVTEGLDWLSSMMKSSLKPRRKTFEKLIYHLSQADKLDDSLSILDYMLRLGHVVRERILCSLVTKLCKDNSRHIEVQLGYIV, from the coding sequence ATGGCTAGACCTCCATTATTCGTCACAAGCTTGTGCACTCGCCAAAACGTTAACTCCCCAATCCGTAACCTTAGTATTGCTGGAACTAATAGTGGGGTTGAAGGTGAAGCTGCTGCGGAAAGTCCAGATCAATCAAGTCCAGAAAATCATCAAAGTGAGCAACAGAGCTTTGTTGAGATAGCTAAAGATGTGTGCAAAGTCATACGGACACGACCCAGATGGGAACAAATATTGTTATCGGATTTTCCCACTGTTAATTTTACTGATCCAAGATTCTATGCTGAGGTTCTGAAGGCACAAAAAAATCCTCTGTTGTCACTTCGGTTTTATTATTGGCTTAGTTCTCAAAATGGATTTTTGAGGGATCAGTTCTCTGATGAAGTAATATTTAGTGGGCTTGTACAAGCCAAAGCTGCCAGTGCAGCCAAATGTTTTCGGCAAAAGATGAAATTTGTGCCTCAACCTAGTTGTTTGGAGGCCTACATTCAGTGTCTTTGTCAAAATGGATTGATTGAGGATGCCCTCGATGTGTTTATTGAATTGAGAGGTGTTGGCCACTGCCCATCATTGAAAGTTTGGAATTCAGCCCTTTCAGATTCTATTAGAGCTGGAAGAACTGACATTGTCTGGAAATTGTATGAGGATATGATAGAATCTGGTGTTGTAGCAGATGTAGATGCAATTGGGCACTTGATTCAAGCATTTTGTGTGGAGAACAATGTTCCAAAAGGTCATCATCTTCTGCGACAGGTTTTGGAAGCTGGGCATGCCCCTAGTAGTGTTGCTTTTAATAGGCTGATTTACGAATCATGCAAGAATAGAGATTACTTTAGACTGTCATCTCTTCTTCATTCAATGATTGCAACTAATTGTTCTGTTGATATATCCACTTATCAGCATGTTATTCAGGGACTATGTGAAACGAGAAAGAGGCGTGAAGCGTTTCGGATATTTAATGATCTAAAGAATAGAGGCTATGCTCCTGATATGGTTATGTATACAACGATGATTAATGGTCTCTGTAAAATGAAATTGCTTGGAGATGCCCGGAAACTATGGTTTGAGATGATTCAAAAGGGATTCAATCCCAATGTATACACATATAACACAATCATCCATGGGTATTTAACAAACAACCATCTAAGTGAAGCTGAAAGTCTTTATAAGCAAATGTGTGAGAAAGGACATGGAGAGACCACTGTGACATATAATACCATGATTTACGGGCTGTGTCTCAATGGAAGAGTAGAAGAAGCTCACAACTTGTTTAATAAAATGGTCGAGAAAGGTGTTGCCCATGATGTGATCACATATAATTCTCTTATTCAGGGTTTCTGCAAGAATGGGAAGATAGCTGAAGGTCTTCAGTTTTTATATGAACTGTTAAAGCAGGGGTTGCAACCATCACCTGCATCTTATACAGTGCTAATTGAGAAACTTTGTGATATTGGCCATATTTTGGAAGCGAAGTCATTGTGGAACGATATGCAGGATAGAGGTGTCAAACCTGCAGCATCAACTCACGATTCTATCATACTTGGATTGATCAAGCAAGGATATGTGACAGAGGGGCTAGATTGGTTGAGTAGTATGATGAAAAGTAGTCTCAAACCAAGGAGAAAAACTTTTGAGAAACTGATTTATCATCTTTCTCAAGCAGATAAGTTGGATGACTCTTTATCCATTTTAGATTACATGCTTAGGTTAGGTCATGTTGTCAGAGAACGTATTTTGTGTTCTCTAGTAACTAAACTTTGCAAAGATAATTCCCGCCATATTGAGGTGCAACTGGGATATATTGTCTGA